Below is a window of Impatiens glandulifera chromosome 2, dImpGla2.1, whole genome shotgun sequence DNA.
GCGCCCCTAGCGCCATTTCCAATTGCTTATTACCCGTGATGAATCAAatatcctcctcctcctcctcatgcATCCATTTGCTTCAAGAATTACAGGACAAAACATTAGGTTCATTGATATCTGCCTTAATGCCACATTGTTACCCTCCCCAAAGGAGGTTTCCTTTAGAGAAGGGGTTATCACCGCCTTGGTGGCCTAATGGGCTTGAAATATGGTGGGGCGAACAAGGGATTATAGCCGGAAAACAAGGTCCACCAGCTTATAAGAAGCCACATGATTTAAAGAAGGGATGGAAGGTGTCTGTTTTGGCTGCTATAATAAAGCATATAAGCCCTGGTTTCAGTAGAATGAGGAATTTGGTTAGTCAGTCAAAGTGTTTGCAAAGTAAGATGACTGCAACTGAGTCATCCACTTGGTCAATAGTAGTTAACCAAGAAGAGACCGTTTTGAATCTCAACAACAATACCTCTTCTAATTTaccaacaacaacaaaagaTGATCAACAACTTGTGTTTTTTGGTGACAAAAGGAAGCGCCAAAACTCAGAACCCAGATTCAGTTTAAAAGAAATTCATCAGGAGAGAACAGAGTCTGTTTATGATTACCCTCCTTAATTCCTTCCTTCTCCACGGTGAAAATACTAAAGCCATATATGTCTTTacttttgaaatgaaaaaaaaacatgaaccCAAATCAGCCTACTTTTACTTCCTACCACTCCATCACCTTGCATCTCCCCTTTCTTTTCTTGTAACATAAAATGTTGTCGGTAAGTGTACAATCCTTTATAAATCATATCGAACATTTATCTATATCTTctcttatattattttctttttcttgctAACACCTCCGCAAAGACTAATACGAAAGTTGCATACAAACTTTTTCTAATATCTATACACTTTAGAAATTTCCTTAAGCCTTTATATTTTCCAAAACTAACCACTCTTGTATGCCAAACTAACCACTCACCACTAATAAAATGATCAAGATACTCCTATTTCTGCATGCCTTTAAAATTGTTATGCTGGCCTTTAAAGTAGTCAAAATTTATTCAAGATGTGCTAGATGTAGTTCCAAATTAGCATGGTAGTAATGGTTGGGTTTTGCAATAGCAAAACtacggatcttcttagaaatcaaacctgtaacaaatcagtttccaaattgTTTATGACGAACAATAgatttaccaagaactgaaatagcacaaagtaataaacgacaacacaatataagTGGTTAAGTCAAAAACGACCTACGTCCAtaggagggataagtttcactaaaccaaaaaatgtcaatagtagaaacttacatgccctgctcttaaatgaaagaagtgattatactaggaatgattggaatCCTCAACAATCAAAAGCTCCTCCAACCTCTCACtttggatcagccaaagaacaagaagaaatagaaaaccctaaatctattcactctctctcaatcTTAATGTATTATGAgaaaaaatactcaaaaaaagtatttacactctaacccattttcataactaaaaccctgacccgttacccggaatttaaaacccgcccgcaatggcaaggaacacctcaacaattctccccctttcgagccatgggagaatgttgctataaacattcatcatcgtgacgctccTGCCACAACCATTctggctttggcacaacatatctcatgttTGCCTCTTGGCAaaccctttgtcatcatatctgacccgaTCTCATttgtatgcactttctccaagtataactccttcttctcgagcacttcacggattcaatggtaccttctttggatatgttttgaacgtgaatggaaacttggattcttgctcacatgcatagcactttgtgagtcactaaacacaaCAAATATGTCTTGTGCAATgcctatttctttcaacaattctttcatccatctcatttccttacaacattcagtaatggaAATATATTCATCTTTTATAGTAGacaaagccacacatttctgtagacgagactgccatgatacaactcctcctccaaaggtaaacaaataccctgaagttgatctcattgtgtcaatatcaccactcatatctgaatcagaaaaccttTCAACATGTGATTTTcgagtaccataacacaaagcgtatttggaggtcactcgaagatatctcattagccacttaaccgcttcctAGTGTGTCTTATCGAgatttgaaaggaaacgactaactactccaaccgcatgagctatatctggtcttgtacaaaccattgcatacatcagacttcctatggaacactgcacatttcttgtctttcctcttcatccttgggagacattgacttgtttattttcaagtgtgtagccaatagACAATCAACCGGTTTTGCCTCATCCATACAGAATCGTTtcagaatcttctcaatatctctctcttgagacaaccatagtcttttcttcacccgatcacgaatgacctgcattccaagaatttgtcttgcttgaccaaagtttttcttctcaaaataCTCAGCCAAATcttttttcaacttggcaatcttgagttTGTCTCTCCTtacaatcagcatgtcatcaacatgtaggagaagtataataaaatcattagaagcaagcttttgcacaaagacacagtgatctgtagacgtcttcttgtacccatggatggttaagataccactgccttggtgcttgctttaaaccgtacagacttttgacaagtttgcacacatTTCTTTCTTCACCCTTCTTATTgtaaccttcaggttgctccatataaacatcttcatccaaattaCCATGGAGAAATACAGTCTTGACATgaagttgttcaacctcaagatccatacaagcaacTAGACCTAATACCACCCTAATAGAAGTCATCTTTACTACCGGTGataaaatctcatcataatcgattccatgtctctggccaaaacctttgacaaccagctTAGCCTTGTATCTTGGCTTACTATCATCACCTtattgcttgatcttgtacacccatttattttgtaatacttttttattctttggtctttcaactagttcatatgtgccatttttcagcaatgacttcatctcttcatccatggaaGCTAGTCATTCTtccttatgagcatcctcaagagcctccttatagcatataggctcTCCACAATTagttagaaggacatactctGTAGAAtggtacttagaacttgatcttttctccctaaTAGACCTTctaagtacctctgtttgttgattttgttgatttccatcttcttgctgaacttcaaaatcagcctcaatattatcaccaagatTAGTTGctgtatcatttccatggcctatAGCTTAACCCtaaggaacatcatcatcactatctgattctgaagctacatgtggccttgtctcctcaacatcacgAGACAATTCAAGACCAGAAAgatcacgtatgtatgcatcaagtttttcaccatcttcaaaattctcaatagtttgatcttcaaggaataccacatctcggcttctcaaaaccttcttgtcaactgggtcataacacctgtatccccacttttcatcaccatactccaaaaatatgcattgcctGGTTTTGCAcctagcttagacctctcatcttttggaacttgcacaaaagctctgcaaTCTAAAAAAcgtaaataatcataattaacatctttacctgagcAGACGCTTTAtacacacttattattcaatggcttggagggagaatggttgatcacatacactgtagtgctcatggcttcagcctagaaatgcttagccagattggcatgggagagcatactcctcatccgttccaacattgttctgttcatcctctctgccacaccattttgttatGGAGCcttgggcacagtctgttcatgtcgaatactctgctctttgcaataatcatcaaatgagcctttgtactctcccccgttatctaACCACACCCTCATCAATTTTCTtcatgtctctctttcaacaagcttgtgaaagacctcaaactttgttgcaacctcatccttggactttatagtataggcccaaaccttcctagatgcataATCTATGAAGGTTATAAAATAAGATGCACCAcatatggatttaatcttcatagaaccacaaacatctgtatggaccaagtcaaggacattctttttcaattCCACTTTCGACTTACTAAAGGAGATTCTGGTttgcttacccttcaagcaatgctcacaattttcaagatgagcatccttgagattcatcAACTTATTCCTCtttatcaaaacattcagccccttttcactgatgtgacctagtctcttgtgccataaCTCAGAAGATGACTCCATCATGATAGAATATGCTgtatcataaataatttcaaatttgtcttatataaggaacaacatttcttaccttgTGCAACAACtaatgaacccttgcttagcttccGTGCTCCACCActaaaaacattatggtagcctccatcatcgagcttacctgctgaaatcaaattcattctcaaatcaggaacatgtcttacatctctcaatgtcaggaaacaactcatgtttgtctcgattctaacatcaccaagaccaactatcttgtACACACAATTGCTACTCATGTGAACCTCAtcataatcaccagctttgtaggactggaagtaaccttcgtgtggagtaatatggaatgagcTACCTatgtcaacaatccatgcttTTTTATTTGAAGATGTACTAAGACAAAAGTCTTGatagttagaagcatatgtcagttcaccatctgaagcataagcagatgtatctgcactttgttctttcttttctatgGGCTTCACCGTACCcttcactttatattttttaaatttccagcactcgttTTTCCAATGACCCATTTTGCCACAATAATGacaagcaccatccttctttggagctttAGACTTGCCCCTGCTCGAAGCACTTCTATTATCCTTTATTCTTCCTCTATCagtcaccaacatatcagacttagagggtttatccccctttcgattctcctcataaAGTAAGAAACTAGTGACAAATGCCAtattgactttaccatttggtgttgAGTTACTGAGAGTGAttataagtgtctcccaacttgtagGTAAAGATCCAAGGACAAaaagtgttaggatcggggacgcccttggagg
It encodes the following:
- the LOC124924494 gene encoding putative ETHYLENE INSENSITIVE 3-like 4 protein, with the translated sequence MVVIPDEDLELQPEEVNEDDKDDELSYDELKLRMRKDRCRLRKMEDERERICVSGPKPTELWLERSRRKKLSRSQNTILKHMTKIMEVCKGKGFVYGIVPEKGKSMTGSSNSLRGWWTEKVKFEHSAPSAISNCLLPVMNQISSSSSSCIHLLQELQDKTLGSLISALMPHCYPPQRRFPLEKGLSPPWWPNGLEIWWGEQGIIAGKQGPPAYKKPHDLKKGWKVSVLAAIIKHISPGFSRMRNLVSQSKCLQSKMTATESSTWSIVVNQEETVLNLNNNTSSNLPTTTKDDQQLVFFGDKRKRQNSEPRFSLKEIHQERTESVYDYPP